TCTCGTGGGCGTGCAGTCCCGCGGTGGTGGCGCAGGATGAGGGTGACGAAGACGCGGCGGTCGTGCTCGAGGATCAGGAACCGGAATCCGAGTTGATGAGCATCCCGAGCCCCGACGCCCGGGAAATCGATCGAGAGATCGACCAGAACCGGTTCCTGCTCGGACGGTGGGGGACCGTTCGCGACGATCTGGCCGCGGCGGGGCTCTCGTTCGACATCCAGTGGACCCAGAGCTTCATGAGCGTCGCCGACGGCGGCGCGGACACGGGCTTCAGCTACGGCGGCTCGCTGGACTATCTCATCGATCTCGACCTGGGGAAGCTGGGGGGTCCGCAGGGAGGATTCGTGCGGGTCCTCGCCGAGTCGCGGTACGGGGACACGGTGAACACCGACGCGGGGACGCTCTTGCCCGTGGACACGAACGCGGGGTTCCCGTTGACGACTCCGCCCGACGACGACATCGCCATCACGGTCACCCAGCTCACCTATACGCAGTTCCTCTCGAAGCAATTCGCCGTGCTGGCGGGCAAGTACCAGACCCTCGACGGCGACGCGAACGAGTTCGCGAGCGGGCGTGGGCGCAGTCAGTTCATGAACGCGAACTTCATCTTCAACCCGGTGGGGCTGCTCATCGTGCCCTACAGCACGCTCGGCGTCGGGGCGGTGATCCTTCCCTCCGACAAGGTCACGATCACCGCCACGTTGAGCAACACGACCGACTCGTCGACGACCACCGGGTTCGACGACATCGGTGAAGGCTGGACGGCGGCGGTCGAGACACAGTTCCAGTACCGGCTGGGCCGACTGCCCGGCGGCCAGGTCGTGACGTTCGCCTACGCCGGCGACGGTGAGTACACGAACTTCAGCCGGGTTTCATCGCTGCCAGGAGGAGCCTTGCTCGGAACCGAAGACGATTCCTGGCTTCTGGCCTGGAGCGCCTGGCAGTACATCTATACGCCCGATGAGATCCCCGACCGCATCGACACCGGTGACGGACGGCCCGACCTGCGGGGCGTGGGGCTCTTCGCCCGCGCCGGCATCGCCGACGAGGACACGAATCCGATCGACTGGTCGTTGAGTATCGGTCTCGGGGGACGCGGGCTCTTCCCGGGCCGCGACGACGACACGTTCGGCGTCGGCTTCGCCTACGTCGACTTCGACGATTCGCTGGTGCTCTCGACCGTCGGCTTCGACGACGAGGCCTACGGGGTCGAGGCGTTCTACCGCTTCGACTTCGGCCACGGCCTCTCGCTGACCGCGGACGTCCAGGTGCTGGAGCCGTTCGCCAAGACTGCGGACACGACGACGATCGTTGGGGCCCGAGTCAACATTCGGTTCTGAGACGGCGCCCGGCCGGGCTGAGTTCCGTGCGAATTCTTGATGCTTCGTCCCCAGAGCGGTAATTAGTATGCCAGCACGGCAAACGTGAGGTCGATTGACGGTCTCGGCCCCGGATCGGCGGGGACCAGTGAAGCGGAACGGGCCGACTTCACCCGCGAGATTGAAGCTCCTTGCGGCCAGCGCTCGCGCGAGTCTCATCCGCATGCGGGGCGTCGCCCAGGAGCAAGGCCACTCTGATGCCCAAGAGGACGAACAACCTGTTGAGCGTGAGCACGCTTGCGGCGGCGGTCCTGGCCATCGGGACGTTCATCGTGGTCGACCTGATGGTTCGGAATCAAGACAAGATCGCCGAGGGGCAATCTCGGAGGTTCCTTTCGTATCGGTTGGCAGACGAAGTCCGGCAGAGTTCGGACGACCTCACCAAGATGGCCCGCACCTATGTGGTGACGCAAGATCCGCGATTCGAGGAGTACTTCAACCGCATTCTCGAGATCAGAGACGGACGGGCTCCGAGGCCGGTCGGTTACCACGGGGTCTACTGGGATTTCGTGACCGCAACCGGCAAGCGTCCCCGGCCGGATGGGGAACCGGTCGCGCTGCAATCGCTGATGGAGGAGTACGGCTTCACCAGCGACGAGTTCACGCTGCTGGACCGCGCGAAGGGGCTCTCGGACGACCTTGTCGCGTTGGAAGAGCGAGCGATGCACGCCGTAAAGGGGCAGTTCCCCGATTCAACCGGCGCGTTCTCGGTGCGCGGCGAGCCGGATCTGGCGCTGGCGCGTGATCTCCTGCATGGGAAGGAGTACCACGAGTCCAAGGCCCTGATCATGGCGCCCATCGACGAGTTCGTCACCAGTGTCGATGCGCGGACAGCGGAGGAGAACGCAGCGCTTGGCCGCTTCGGTCGTCGTCTCGGCGTGACCGTACGAGTCATCCTCGGGCTCGGAATCATGCTCCTCGTCGTGACCGGTGTGCTGATGCGGCGAACCG
This window of the bacterium genome carries:
- a CDS encoding carbohydrate porin, which gives rise to MSQSKHWLTIGAMLLSWACSPAVVAQDEGDEDAAVVLEDQEPESELMSIPSPDAREIDREIDQNRFLLGRWGTVRDDLAAAGLSFDIQWTQSFMSVADGGADTGFSYGGSLDYLIDLDLGKLGGPQGGFVRVLAESRYGDTVNTDAGTLLPVDTNAGFPLTTPPDDDIAITVTQLTYTQFLSKQFAVLAGKYQTLDGDANEFASGRGRSQFMNANFIFNPVGLLIVPYSTLGVGAVILPSDKVTITATLSNTTDSSTTTGFDDIGEGWTAAVETQFQYRLGRLPGGQVVTFAYAGDGEYTNFSRVSSLPGGALLGTEDDSWLLAWSAWQYIYTPDEIPDRIDTGDGRPDLRGVGLFARAGIADEDTNPIDWSLSIGLGGRGLFPGRDDDTFGVGFAYVDFDDSLVLSTVGFDDEAYGVEAFYRFDFGHGLSLTADVQVLEPFAKTADTTTIVGARVNIRF